The proteins below are encoded in one region of Vulpes lagopus strain Blue_001 chromosome 10, ASM1834538v1, whole genome shotgun sequence:
- the CARMIL2 gene encoding capping protein, Arp2/3 and myosin-I linker protein 2 isoform X3, producing MLLAEQTLLLAAPCPPPQPDFGGQTRVGCRDSPSGQRPLVPAARTAARGGSSGLGPTRGARHERDPPPPSAPPHPYPTAALPEEIRRGRAGGQLGLCPPPPTSPGRGGRGGEEPGWGRPGRKPRVPSAAGGAGGCSAGRAPRLPVCAPARNCFSELVGPPRGPMAQTPDGGISCELRGEITRFLWPKEAELLLQTWLPEREGAERGHVLALLRWRAYLLHTCLPLRVDCTFSYLEVQAMALQETPPQVTFELESLPELVLEFPGVAALEQLAQHIAAAIKKVFPCSTLGKLFRRPTSPSMLARLERSSPSEDTVPSSPCGGFLETYEALCDYNGFPFREEIQWDVDTIYHRQGCRHFSLCDFSHLGSRDLALSVAALSYNLWFQCLSCVDMKLSLEVSEQILHMMSQSSHLEELVLENCGLRGDFVRRLAQALAGHSSSALRELSLNGNLLDDRGVTALSRHLEHRPGALRRLGLAHTGLTPRGMRSLGRALAANVAFDTALTHLDLSGNPGALGASQDNGGLYAFLSRPNVLTSLNLAATDAALDTLFAALARGCCPSLRHLDASRNVFSRTKSRAAPAALQRFLSRAGTLRHLGLAGCRLPPDALRSVAAPRRRPAPPRPAAPGRPPPPASRPCLRGIRRAWGPLSQLPPPPVTSPPRALLEGLALNTHTGDLHLDLSACELRSAGAQVIQDLVCDAGAVSSLDLADNGFGSDMVTLVLAIGRSRSLRHVALGRNFNVRCKETLDDVLHRIVQLMQDDDCPLQSLSVAESRLKQASSVLLRALGTNPNLTALDISGNAMGDTGAKMLAKALRVNTRLRSVVWDRNHTSALGLLDVAQALEQNHSLKAMPLPLNDVAQAHRSRPELTARAVHQIQACLLRNNRADHASSDRMPRLRPPGLVSDPSEQEVNELCQSVQEHMELLGCGAGPQGEAAVHQAEDAIQNANFSLSILPILYEAGSSPSHQWQLRQKLEGLLGQVGEVCRKDIQDFTQATLDTTRSLCPQMLQGPRWREQLEGVLVGSRGLPELLPEHLLQDAFTRLRDMRLSVTGTLAESIVAQALEGLNAARDRLVENLARQATVAMPLAIPALDGGETSPLGPGELEGLFFPEEVKEKQEDEEEQKDDSPPQKWPESSQCLHLVPSTHSAAEEPEPELAAPGEDAEPQAGPSARGSPSPAAPGPQAGPLPRMDLPPSGQPLRHPTRARPRPRRQHHHRPPPGGPQVPPALPQEGNGLSARVDEGVEEFFSKRLIQQDRLWVPEEDPANDGGATPVPRTLRKKLGTLFAFKKPRSTRGPRPDLETSPGAAPRTRKTTLGDLLRPPARPGRGEEPGGAEGGTSSPDPARRSRPHYTRESKAYSMILLPAEEEEETLGARPDKRRPLERGDTELAPSFEQRVQVMLQRIGVSRSSGSAEGKRKQSKDGEIKKAGSDGDIMDSSTEAPPISIKSRTHSVSADPSCRPGPGGQGPESTSWKTLGQQLNAELRGRGWGQQDGPGPPSPCPSPSPRRASPSPDSLGLPEDPCLGPRNEGRRVVSVHEDQLQAPVERPLRLQRSPVLKRRPKLEAPSSPSLGSGLGTQPPPPQPTEPSSPEPTPPSPATDQRGGGPNP from the exons ATGCTCCTTGCTGAACAGACGCTCCTCTTGGCGGCCCCCTGTCCGCCTCCACAGCCGGATTTTGGAGGACAAACGCGGGTGGGCTGCAGGGATTCCCCGAGCGGGCAGCGCCCCCTGGTGCCCGCGGCAAGGACTGCGGCGCGGGGTGGAAGTTCGGGGTTAGGACCCACAAGAGGCGCGCGCCACGAGCGCGacccccctccgccctccgcccccccccacccctaccccacggCTGCCCTGCCGGAGGAGATCCGGCGCGGCAGGGCGGGCGGACAGCTGggactctgccccccccctcctaCGTCTCCCGGCCGCGGAGGCCGAGGCGGGGAGGAGCCGGGCTGGGGGCGGCCTGGCAGGAAGCCGCGCGTACCTTCCGCCGCAGGAGGAGCAGGTGGCTGCAGTGCGGGCCGGGCCCCCAGGCTTCCTGTGTGCGCGCCCGCCCGCAACTGCTTCTCGGAGCTGGTTGGGCCACCCCGCGGCCCCATGGCCCAGACCCCCGACGGCGGCATCTCGTGCGAGCTGAGAG GCGAGATCACCAGGTTCCTGTGGCCCAAGGAGGCCGAGCTGCTGCTGCAGACCTGGCTACCCGAGCGGGAGGGTGCTGAGCGAGGTCATGTCCTG GCGCTGCTACGATGGCGAGCCTACCTGCTCCACACCTGCCTCCCCCTGAGG GTGGACTGCACATTCAGCTACCTGGAGGTCCAGGCCATGGCGCTGCAGGAGACACCCCCTCAG gtgACTTTTGAGCTAGAGTCCCTGCCTGAGCTGGTCCTGGAGTTTCCTGGTGTGGCTGCCCTGGAACAGCTGGCCCAGCACATTGCTGCAGCCATCAAGAAGGTCTTCCCTTGCTCCACCCTTGG gaagCTATTCCGGAGGCCCACATCCCCCTCCATGCTGGCTCGCCTGGAGAGAAGCAGCCCCTCTGAGGACACTGTGCCCAGCAGCCCCTGTG GTGGCTTCTTGGAGACATATGAGGCCCTGTGTGACTACAATGGCTTCCCTTTCCGAGAGGAGATTCAGTGG GATGTGGACACCATCTACCATCGTCAGGGCTGTCGCCACTTCAGTCTATGCGACTTCAGCCATCTAGGCAGTCG agACCTGGCCTTGAGTGTGGCTGCCCTGTCCTACAACCTATGGTTCCAATGCCTCTCCTGTGTGGACATGAAGCTG AGCCTTGAGGTCTCAGAACAGATTCTGCACATGATGAGTCAGTCGTCCCACCTGGAGGAGCTAGTGCTAGAGAACTGTGGCCTGAGAGG AGACTTTGTCCGGCGACTGGCCCAGGCACTGGCGGGGCACTCAAGCTCTGCCCTCCGGGAACTTAGCCTAAACGGGAACCTGCTGGACGACCGAG GCGTGACTGCTCTCAGCAGACACCTGGAGCATCGCCCAGGAGCCCTAAGGAGGCTCGGCCTGGCGCACACAGGGTTGACCCCGAGAG GAATGAGGTCTCTGGGCCGCGCACTGGCTGCCAATGTGGCCTTTGACACCGCCCTGACCCACCTGGACCTTTCCGGGAACCCTGGGGCGCTGGGGGCCTCGCAGGACAATGGG GGCCTCTACGCTTTCCTGAGCCGTCCTAATGTTCTGACGTCCCTGAACCTCGCGGCCACCGACGCCGCCCTGGACACT CTCTTCGCCGCGCTGGCCCGCGGCTGCTGCCCCAGCCTCCGCCACCTGGACGCCTCGAGGAACGTCTTCTCCCGCAC GAAGTCCCGGGCTGCGCCCGCCGCGCTGCAGCGCTTCCTCAGCCGCGCGGGGACGCTTCGGCACCTGGGCCTGGCGGGCTGCAGGCTGCCGCCCGACGCGCTCAGGTCAgtcgccgccccgcgccgccgccccgccccgccccgccccgccgccccggggcgccccccgccccccgcgtccCGGCCCTGCCTGCGGGGAATCCGCCGCGCCTGGGgccccctctcccagctcccGCCACCCCCGGTGACGTCCCCTCCCAGGGCCCTTTTGGAAGGCCTCGCGCTCAACACGCACACGGGCGACCTGCACCTGGACCTCAGCGCCTGTGAG CTGCGCTCAGCCGGCGCTCAGGTGATACAGGACCTGGTGTGTGACGCCGGCGCCGTGAGCTCCCTGGATTTGGCCGATAATG GCTTCGGCTCAGACATGGTGACCCTGGTGCTGGCCATCGGGAGGAGTCGGTCCCTGCGACATGTGGCACTTGGAAGGAACTTCAACGTCCGGTGCAA GGAGACCCTGGACGACGTCCTGCACCGGATTGTCCAGCTCATGCAGGATGACGACTGT CCCTTGCAGTCTCTGTCCGTGGCTGAGTCGCGGCTAAAGCAGGCCTCCAGCGTCCTGCTCCGGGCCCTGGGCACCAATCCCAACCTGACGGCGCTGGACATCAGCGGCAACGCCATGGGTGACACCGGCGCCAAAATGCTGGCCAAGGCACTTCGGGTCAACACCAGGCTCCG GTCTGTGGTCTGGGACCGGAACCACACGTCTGCCCTGGGCCTGCTGGACgtggcgcaggccctggagcagaACCACAGCCTAAAGGCCATGCCTCTGCCACTGAACGACGTGGCCCAGGCACATCGCAGCCGCCCGGAACTGACGGCCCGCGCAGTGCATCAG ATCCAAGCCTGTCTTTTGAGGAATAACCGTGCGGACCATGCCTCTTCTGACCGCATGCCCCGTCTGCGGCCACCTGGTCTGGTCTCAGACCCCTCAGAGCAG GAAGTGAATGAACTGTGTCAGTCAGTGCAGGAGCACATGGAACTCCTGGGCTGTGGGGCTGGGCCTCAGGGTGAAGCTGCTGTGCACCAGGCAGAGGATGCCATCCAAAATGCCAACTTCTCTCTCAGT ATCCTCCCAATTCTGTATGAGGCTGGGAGCTCCCCAAGTCACCAGTGGCAGCTGCGGCAGAAGCTAGAGGGCCTCTTAGGACAGGTGGGTGAGGTCTGCCGCAAGGATATTCAG GACTTCACTCAGGCCACACTGGACACAACAAGGAGCCTCTGCCCACAGATGCTACAGGGACCCAGGTGGAGGGAGCAGCTAGAGGGGGTCCTGGTGGGCTCAAGGGGCCTCCCAGAGCTGCTCCCAGAGCACCTACTACAAGATGCCTTCACTAGGCTCAG gGATATGCGGCTGTCAGTTACAGGGACCTTGGCAGAGAGCATTGTGGCTCAGGCTCTGGAGGGGCTGAATGCAGCCCGGGATCGGCTG GTAGAGAATCTGGCTCGGCAGGCAACAGTGGCAATGCCTCTTGCTATACCAGCGCTGGATGGAGGTGAGACCAGCCCCCTTGGGCCTGGGGAATTGGAAGGTCTTTTCTTCCCTGAGGAGGTGAAGGAAAAGCAAGAGGATGAAGAAGAGCAGAAG GATGACAGTCCTCCACAAAAATGGCCCGAGTCCAGCCAGTGCCTTCATTTGGTTCCCTCCACTCACA GTGCTGCTGAGGAACCGGAGCCCGAGCTGGCGGCTCCGGGGGAAGATGCGGAGCCGCAGGCGGGGCCTTCTGCGCGTGGCTCTccgagccccgccgcccccgggccccaggcCGGCCCACTGCCTCGCATGGACCTGCCACCCTCTGGACAGCCCCTGCGCCATCCGACCCGGGCCCGGCCGCGGCCACGGCGCCAGCACCACCACCGGCCGCCGCCGGGGGGCCCCCAG gtgcccccagccctgccGCAGGAAGGGAATGGGCTCAGTGCCCGCGTGGACGAGGGCGTGGAGGAATTCTTCTCCAAAAGGCTGATCCAGCAGGATCGCCT CTGGGTCCCTGAAGAGGACCCGGCCAACGATGGGGGTGCCACCCCTGTCCCTCGTACACTGCGAAAGAAGCTGGGTACCCTCTTTGCCTTCAAGAAGCCTCGTTCAACACGGGGGCCACGGCCTGATCTAGAGACCAGCCCTGGGGCAGCTCCCCGCACTCGAAAGACCACACTTGGAGACCTGTTGCGGCCACCAGCCCGTCCTGGCCGTGGTGAGGAGCCTGGTGGGGCTGAGGGGGGCACCAGCAGCCCTGACCCTGCCCGCAGGAGCCGGCCTCATTATACTCGGGAAAGCAAAGCCTATTCAATGATACTGCTACCTgctgaagaggaggaggaaacacTGGGTGCCAGACCTGACAAG CGACGTCCCCTGGAGCGGGGAGACACAGAGCTGGCCCCATCTTTTGAACAGCGGGTCCAAGTGATGCTGCAGAGGATCGGTGTGAGCAGAAGCAGCGGGAGTGCCGAAGGCAAGAGGAAGCAA AGCAAGGATGGAGAGATCAAGAAGGCTGGCTCAGATG GTGACATTATGGACAGTTCCACAGAGGCCCCTCCCATCTCCATCAAGTCCCGCACCCACTCCGTGTCTGCTG ACCCCTCGTGCAGACCTGGTCCAGGGGGTCAAGGGCCTGAGTCTACCAGCTGGAAGACACTGGGGCAGCAGCTGAATGCAGAGCTCAGGGGCCGTGGTTGGGGCCAACAGGATGGTCCGGGCCCCCCCTCTCCttgtcccagccccagcccacgaAGAGCCAGCCCCTCCCCAGACAGCCTGGGCCTCCCAGAGGACCCTTGCTTGGGCCCCAGGAATGAAG GGCGACGAGTAGTGTCTGTGCATGAGGACCAGCTCCAGGCCCCTGTTG AACGGCCCCTGCGGCTGCAGCGCTCCCCTGTCCTCAAGCGGAGGCCGAAGCTTGAGGCGCCCTCCTCTCCAAGCCTCG GATCTGGCCTTGGAACCCAACCTCCACCCCCACAGCCTACAGAGCCCTCCAGCCCCGAGccaacccccccctccccagccacagACCAAAGAGGCGGCGGCCCCAACCCCTGa
- the CARMIL2 gene encoding capping protein, Arp2/3 and myosin-I linker protein 2 isoform X2 → MLLAEQTLLLAAPCPPPQPDFGGQTRVGCRDSPSGQRPLVPAARTAARGGSSGLGPTRGARHERDPPPPSAPPHPYPTAALPEEIRRGRAGGQLGLCPPPPTSPGRGGRGGEEPGWGRPGRKPRVPSAAGGAGGCSAGRAPRLPVCAPARNCFSELVGPPRGPMAQTPDGGISCELRGEITRFLWPKEAELLLQTWLPEREGAERGHVLALLRWRAYLLHTCLPLRVDCTFSYLEVQAMALQETPPQVTFELESLPELVLEFPGVAALEQLAQHIAAAIKKVFPCSTLGKLFRRPTSPSMLARLERSSPSEDTVPSSPCGGFLETYEALCDYNGFPFREEIQWDVDTIYHRQGCRHFSLCDFSHLGSRDLALSVAALSYNLWFQCLSCVDMKLSLEVSEQILHMMSQSSHLEELVLENCGLRGDFVRRLAQALAGHSSSALRELSLNGNLLDDRGVTALSRHLEHRPGALRRLGLAHTGLTPRGMRSLGRALAANVAFDTALTHLDLSGNPGALGASQDNGGLYAFLSRPNVLTSLNLAATDAALDTLFAALARGCCPSLRHLDASRNVFSRTKSRAAPAALQRFLSRAGTLRHLGLAGCRLPPDALRSVAAPRRRPAPPRPAAPGRPPPPASRPCLRGIRRAWGPLSQLPPPPVTSPPRALLEGLALNTHTGDLHLDLSACELRSAGAQVIQDLVCDAGAVSSLDLADNGFGSDMVTLVLAIGRSRSLRHVALGRNFNVRCKETLDDVLHRIVQLMQDDDCPLQSLSVAESRLKQASSVLLRALGTNPNLTALDISGNAMGDTGAKMLAKALRVNTRLRSVVWDRNHTSALGLLDVAQALEQNHSLKAMPLPLNDVAQAHRSRPELTARAVHQIQACLLRNNRADHASSDRMPRLRPPGLVSDPSEQEVNELCQSVQEHMELLGCGAGPQGEAAVHQAEDAIQNANFSLSILPILYEAGSSPSHQWQLRQKLEGLLGQDFTQATLDTTRSLCPQMLQGPRWREQLEGVLVGSRGLPELLPEHLLQDAFTRLRDMRLSVTGTLAESIVAQALEGLNAARDRLVENLARQATVAMPLAIPALDGGETSPLGPGELEGLFFPEEVKEKQEDEEEQKDDSPPQKWPESSQCLHLVPSTHSAAEEPEPELAAPGEDAEPQAGPSARGSPSPAAPGPQAGPLPRMDLPPSGQPLRHPTRARPRPRRQHHHRPPPGGPQVPPALPQEGNGLSARVDEGVEEFFSKRLIQQDRLWVPEEDPANDGGATPVPRTLRKKLGTLFAFKKPRSTRGPRPDLETSPGAAPRTRKTTLGDLLRPPARPGRGEEPGGAEGGTSSPDPARRSRPHYTRESKAYSMILLPAEEEEETLGARPDKRRPLERGDTELAPSFEQRVQVMLQRIGVSRSSGSAEGKRKQSKDGEIKKAGSDGDIMDSSTEAPPISIKSRTHSVSADPSCRPGPGGQGPESTSWKTLGQQLNAELRGRGWGQQDGPGPPSPCPSPSPRRASPSPDSLGLPEDPCLGPRNEDGQLRPRPLSAGRRVVSVHEDQLQAPVERPLRLQRSPVLKRRPKLEAPSSPSLGSGLGTQPPPPQPTEPSSPEPTPPSPATDQRGGGPNP, encoded by the exons ATGCTCCTTGCTGAACAGACGCTCCTCTTGGCGGCCCCCTGTCCGCCTCCACAGCCGGATTTTGGAGGACAAACGCGGGTGGGCTGCAGGGATTCCCCGAGCGGGCAGCGCCCCCTGGTGCCCGCGGCAAGGACTGCGGCGCGGGGTGGAAGTTCGGGGTTAGGACCCACAAGAGGCGCGCGCCACGAGCGCGacccccctccgccctccgcccccccccacccctaccccacggCTGCCCTGCCGGAGGAGATCCGGCGCGGCAGGGCGGGCGGACAGCTGggactctgccccccccctcctaCGTCTCCCGGCCGCGGAGGCCGAGGCGGGGAGGAGCCGGGCTGGGGGCGGCCTGGCAGGAAGCCGCGCGTACCTTCCGCCGCAGGAGGAGCAGGTGGCTGCAGTGCGGGCCGGGCCCCCAGGCTTCCTGTGTGCGCGCCCGCCCGCAACTGCTTCTCGGAGCTGGTTGGGCCACCCCGCGGCCCCATGGCCCAGACCCCCGACGGCGGCATCTCGTGCGAGCTGAGAG GCGAGATCACCAGGTTCCTGTGGCCCAAGGAGGCCGAGCTGCTGCTGCAGACCTGGCTACCCGAGCGGGAGGGTGCTGAGCGAGGTCATGTCCTG GCGCTGCTACGATGGCGAGCCTACCTGCTCCACACCTGCCTCCCCCTGAGG GTGGACTGCACATTCAGCTACCTGGAGGTCCAGGCCATGGCGCTGCAGGAGACACCCCCTCAG gtgACTTTTGAGCTAGAGTCCCTGCCTGAGCTGGTCCTGGAGTTTCCTGGTGTGGCTGCCCTGGAACAGCTGGCCCAGCACATTGCTGCAGCCATCAAGAAGGTCTTCCCTTGCTCCACCCTTGG gaagCTATTCCGGAGGCCCACATCCCCCTCCATGCTGGCTCGCCTGGAGAGAAGCAGCCCCTCTGAGGACACTGTGCCCAGCAGCCCCTGTG GTGGCTTCTTGGAGACATATGAGGCCCTGTGTGACTACAATGGCTTCCCTTTCCGAGAGGAGATTCAGTGG GATGTGGACACCATCTACCATCGTCAGGGCTGTCGCCACTTCAGTCTATGCGACTTCAGCCATCTAGGCAGTCG agACCTGGCCTTGAGTGTGGCTGCCCTGTCCTACAACCTATGGTTCCAATGCCTCTCCTGTGTGGACATGAAGCTG AGCCTTGAGGTCTCAGAACAGATTCTGCACATGATGAGTCAGTCGTCCCACCTGGAGGAGCTAGTGCTAGAGAACTGTGGCCTGAGAGG AGACTTTGTCCGGCGACTGGCCCAGGCACTGGCGGGGCACTCAAGCTCTGCCCTCCGGGAACTTAGCCTAAACGGGAACCTGCTGGACGACCGAG GCGTGACTGCTCTCAGCAGACACCTGGAGCATCGCCCAGGAGCCCTAAGGAGGCTCGGCCTGGCGCACACAGGGTTGACCCCGAGAG GAATGAGGTCTCTGGGCCGCGCACTGGCTGCCAATGTGGCCTTTGACACCGCCCTGACCCACCTGGACCTTTCCGGGAACCCTGGGGCGCTGGGGGCCTCGCAGGACAATGGG GGCCTCTACGCTTTCCTGAGCCGTCCTAATGTTCTGACGTCCCTGAACCTCGCGGCCACCGACGCCGCCCTGGACACT CTCTTCGCCGCGCTGGCCCGCGGCTGCTGCCCCAGCCTCCGCCACCTGGACGCCTCGAGGAACGTCTTCTCCCGCAC GAAGTCCCGGGCTGCGCCCGCCGCGCTGCAGCGCTTCCTCAGCCGCGCGGGGACGCTTCGGCACCTGGGCCTGGCGGGCTGCAGGCTGCCGCCCGACGCGCTCAGGTCAgtcgccgccccgcgccgccgccccgccccgccccgccccgccgccccggggcgccccccgccccccgcgtccCGGCCCTGCCTGCGGGGAATCCGCCGCGCCTGGGgccccctctcccagctcccGCCACCCCCGGTGACGTCCCCTCCCAGGGCCCTTTTGGAAGGCCTCGCGCTCAACACGCACACGGGCGACCTGCACCTGGACCTCAGCGCCTGTGAG CTGCGCTCAGCCGGCGCTCAGGTGATACAGGACCTGGTGTGTGACGCCGGCGCCGTGAGCTCCCTGGATTTGGCCGATAATG GCTTCGGCTCAGACATGGTGACCCTGGTGCTGGCCATCGGGAGGAGTCGGTCCCTGCGACATGTGGCACTTGGAAGGAACTTCAACGTCCGGTGCAA GGAGACCCTGGACGACGTCCTGCACCGGATTGTCCAGCTCATGCAGGATGACGACTGT CCCTTGCAGTCTCTGTCCGTGGCTGAGTCGCGGCTAAAGCAGGCCTCCAGCGTCCTGCTCCGGGCCCTGGGCACCAATCCCAACCTGACGGCGCTGGACATCAGCGGCAACGCCATGGGTGACACCGGCGCCAAAATGCTGGCCAAGGCACTTCGGGTCAACACCAGGCTCCG GTCTGTGGTCTGGGACCGGAACCACACGTCTGCCCTGGGCCTGCTGGACgtggcgcaggccctggagcagaACCACAGCCTAAAGGCCATGCCTCTGCCACTGAACGACGTGGCCCAGGCACATCGCAGCCGCCCGGAACTGACGGCCCGCGCAGTGCATCAG ATCCAAGCCTGTCTTTTGAGGAATAACCGTGCGGACCATGCCTCTTCTGACCGCATGCCCCGTCTGCGGCCACCTGGTCTGGTCTCAGACCCCTCAGAGCAG GAAGTGAATGAACTGTGTCAGTCAGTGCAGGAGCACATGGAACTCCTGGGCTGTGGGGCTGGGCCTCAGGGTGAAGCTGCTGTGCACCAGGCAGAGGATGCCATCCAAAATGCCAACTTCTCTCTCAGT ATCCTCCCAATTCTGTATGAGGCTGGGAGCTCCCCAAGTCACCAGTGGCAGCTGCGGCAGAAGCTAGAGGGCCTCTTAGGACAG GACTTCACTCAGGCCACACTGGACACAACAAGGAGCCTCTGCCCACAGATGCTACAGGGACCCAGGTGGAGGGAGCAGCTAGAGGGGGTCCTGGTGGGCTCAAGGGGCCTCCCAGAGCTGCTCCCAGAGCACCTACTACAAGATGCCTTCACTAGGCTCAG gGATATGCGGCTGTCAGTTACAGGGACCTTGGCAGAGAGCATTGTGGCTCAGGCTCTGGAGGGGCTGAATGCAGCCCGGGATCGGCTG GTAGAGAATCTGGCTCGGCAGGCAACAGTGGCAATGCCTCTTGCTATACCAGCGCTGGATGGAGGTGAGACCAGCCCCCTTGGGCCTGGGGAATTGGAAGGTCTTTTCTTCCCTGAGGAGGTGAAGGAAAAGCAAGAGGATGAAGAAGAGCAGAAG GATGACAGTCCTCCACAAAAATGGCCCGAGTCCAGCCAGTGCCTTCATTTGGTTCCCTCCACTCACA GTGCTGCTGAGGAACCGGAGCCCGAGCTGGCGGCTCCGGGGGAAGATGCGGAGCCGCAGGCGGGGCCTTCTGCGCGTGGCTCTccgagccccgccgcccccgggccccaggcCGGCCCACTGCCTCGCATGGACCTGCCACCCTCTGGACAGCCCCTGCGCCATCCGACCCGGGCCCGGCCGCGGCCACGGCGCCAGCACCACCACCGGCCGCCGCCGGGGGGCCCCCAG gtgcccccagccctgccGCAGGAAGGGAATGGGCTCAGTGCCCGCGTGGACGAGGGCGTGGAGGAATTCTTCTCCAAAAGGCTGATCCAGCAGGATCGCCT CTGGGTCCCTGAAGAGGACCCGGCCAACGATGGGGGTGCCACCCCTGTCCCTCGTACACTGCGAAAGAAGCTGGGTACCCTCTTTGCCTTCAAGAAGCCTCGTTCAACACGGGGGCCACGGCCTGATCTAGAGACCAGCCCTGGGGCAGCTCCCCGCACTCGAAAGACCACACTTGGAGACCTGTTGCGGCCACCAGCCCGTCCTGGCCGTGGTGAGGAGCCTGGTGGGGCTGAGGGGGGCACCAGCAGCCCTGACCCTGCCCGCAGGAGCCGGCCTCATTATACTCGGGAAAGCAAAGCCTATTCAATGATACTGCTACCTgctgaagaggaggaggaaacacTGGGTGCCAGACCTGACAAG CGACGTCCCCTGGAGCGGGGAGACACAGAGCTGGCCCCATCTTTTGAACAGCGGGTCCAAGTGATGCTGCAGAGGATCGGTGTGAGCAGAAGCAGCGGGAGTGCCGAAGGCAAGAGGAAGCAA AGCAAGGATGGAGAGATCAAGAAGGCTGGCTCAGATG GTGACATTATGGACAGTTCCACAGAGGCCCCTCCCATCTCCATCAAGTCCCGCACCCACTCCGTGTCTGCTG ACCCCTCGTGCAGACCTGGTCCAGGGGGTCAAGGGCCTGAGTCTACCAGCTGGAAGACACTGGGGCAGCAGCTGAATGCAGAGCTCAGGGGCCGTGGTTGGGGCCAACAGGATGGTCCGGGCCCCCCCTCTCCttgtcccagccccagcccacgaAGAGCCAGCCCCTCCCCAGACAGCCTGGGCCTCCCAGAGGACCCTTGCTTGGGCCCCAGGAATGAAG ATGGCCAACTGAGGCCAAGGCCTCTCTCGGCAGGGCGACGAGTAGTGTCTGTGCATGAGGACCAGCTCCAGGCCCCTGTTG AACGGCCCCTGCGGCTGCAGCGCTCCCCTGTCCTCAAGCGGAGGCCGAAGCTTGAGGCGCCCTCCTCTCCAAGCCTCG GATCTGGCCTTGGAACCCAACCTCCACCCCCACAGCCTACAGAGCCCTCCAGCCCCGAGccaacccccccctccccagccacagACCAAAGAGGCGGCGGCCCCAACCCCTGa